The sequence GCGGGCCGTGTGAATGATTACGCGCGTCTGGTCGCCCGACCGCTCGATCTCCACCTTAGCCACGCCAGCGTGATAAAGCTTTTCTTTCACAACCTTCCGGATCTTCACGTCCTGATGGAGTAGCTTGGCAAAGTCCTTCTCCGCGTACCACCTGGAATTCCAGGTACGGTTGACGCCCAGCCGGTACCCGATCGGATGTGTTTTCTGCCCCATAGTGGTTCGCGTTCCTTTATTTCTTCTTGCCCGCTTCGACCGCATCCGGCGCCGACACAATCACCGTGATGTGGCTCGTCCGCTTGTGAATCGAAAACGCACGCCCCTGCGCACGCGGCTGAAACCGCTTCATGATCGTTCCGCAATTGACGTAAGCCTGCGAGACCCACATGGCTTCGCTATCGCCCATTTCTTTCTGCTCGGCATTCGCCACAGCGGAGCGCAACACCTTTTCCACGACCAGCGCTGCAGCACGCGGTGCGTACTTGAGCATCGCCAACGCCTGCGGCACTTGTTGTCCGCGGATCATGTCCACCAGAACGCGGGCCTTGCGGGGCCCTACCCGGACATGTCGCAAAATTGCTTTCGCTTCAGCCATCGTTTCCCCTGCT is a genomic window of Nitrospira sp. containing:
- a CDS encoding 50S ribosomal protein L22 — translated: MAEAKAILRHVRVGPRKARVLVDMIRGQQVPQALAMLKYAPRAAALVVEKVLRSAVANAEQKEMGDSEAMWVSQAYVNCGTIMKRFQPRAQGRAFSIHKRTSHITVIVSAPDAVEAGKKK